In the Zingiber officinale cultivar Zhangliang chromosome 5A, Zo_v1.1, whole genome shotgun sequence genome, tgtaagTAACAAACTAAAATTAGcacaaattgaattaaaaaaaagagTACAGCATTGACTAATAGTGTTATATTCATCAAATACCTGACAATACATCATGAACTCCTTGATACTCCCCTGTCCTCTTGCTTGAGTTGCCATCAAGCAAGCCTTCATTAACCATAGTTTTTAGCTGACTGTAGCGCTTCTCCTGAAGAGAAGTCCTTCTTGACGTATCAAAGTTCTTTTTGCAAGTAGCTTTTGGATCTTCTGCATCTTCCTCTCCTTCAGAATTGACAGATGGGCTAGCATAACCAGTCACATTTGCCTCTCCCTTATTTTTACGGGCAAACTTCAAGAGCCTCTTCAATCCCTTGGGAGAATCTTTGTGGTAGATCAATGCAGGAGGGTTCTCAGCATTCCCCCACTCAATAACATCTGGTTCATTACTATCAGCTTGAAGCATTTGAGATAATGAATGTCGGACATGAGAACTTGATACAAGTGATGGTTCAAGAACATTCGAGACAGAAGCATTGGTCAATCCGGTGTCATATGCAGTGGAAACTTCACATTGTTCTAGTTCCACCCATGCAGCTGATGAAATGCTTATATCCTCATCAGGTTGAATCTCAGCAACCGGAATTTCTAGAGAGTTATGGTTGACATCCACATCAGCTAAACTTTGATCCCCAGTTTCTGTTTTTTCAAGATTCAAACAATTATCTAGTGAAGTAACTAAATTTGCATCAAGATCATTTGCTTGTTCAGCAAGATCAGCCTCCAGTACCTTATCAATTATCTCAGGTGTCTGCTCCTTTTCTTCAACTTGAATGGAATTGTCACTTTTCTTAGCTGAAGCATCAGACTGGATAATTCTAGACTTAGTTAAACTGCGACCACCCACACGCCCAGTCCCAGAAACCTTTCTAGCAGATTTGGCCTCCAAAGGAACAACACTGCCTTTCTTTGTCACCTTGTCATAGAAACTTGGTTTTGCCGCTGATGAACCAGATTCATCTGGAGAAGCAGTTGGATTTTTGGCTTTCACAATTATCTTAGTACTCACTGGagttttgtgtttcttttctccTTGAACTCTGTTAATTCGTTTAGTGTCAGTTTTGGCTTCTGGCTCCTCTCTTGGTTGATGCAATGGCTTTTCAATTTTGGGGCTAGGTGGTGTTGGAGAAACAAGATGAGATCTCCGACGGCTTGGAGTAGTATCAAAGGACACTTTAGAAGAACTTTTAACTGGTTGTGCTCCATTTGTCTTCGGCAATGAGCCAGATGACCATGAAGCCCGTGTCATTGACAAAGATGATGGTTTAACTGATGTTTGTTTGGATACTTCTAATTTTGAAACTTCTTTTTTTGGTAACACTGGCGGAGAAGAATTTCTCCGAGGTCTTTGAGATCTAACCAAACTATCAAACTTTTTAGCAGTGACCCCAGATTTTGAGACCAGCTCTGTTTTGCTTGGTTTCAAGGTTTCCTGTAACACCTTAAGTTTTTGTTCCATCGCCAAATGTTTGTTAGCATTTTCTGCCCGAAGTTTCTCATCTCGTTTTGCCGTATACTGACTATAAAATCCTCCTTTCTGTTTGTTAGATGTAGACAAGGACCCACCAGAACCAGTATTAGGATCAATATACTTCCCTGGTTTGCTCTCAATCATCTTCATTAGCATTTGGCTGAGCTCTGCTTCCTTCTGCTTACCCCAATCTGCTGAGGTAGCAGCCCCATCAATTTCAGCAGTTTGGGATGATGCTAACTCAGAAGTGACATCCTTTGAAACTGCCGCTGTCTCTATTTTAGGCAATGAAGCAATCTGAGTAGTTTCAGAAGCAGAATTCA is a window encoding:
- the LOC121980461 gene encoding uncharacterized protein LOC121980461 isoform X2; translation: MVVEIGADSVLDYALFNISSAENRYEVFICKGGKLENLACGPLDQLAIHLAQLKKFQSNLSFSKFKLELTNNIKSSSWFTKFTLTSFLGIINSPDVVRTATAIVNEMSQLEDTRRFHLSLYFKSHSNHAGDTTAGGHFEGVGPTNTEIEAEASDATKNELLRAIELRIVGLKEELVALFSQAAGATLSVKHLSDLAKFSQHFQVRDLRDALSKYLSLISEEQLSESSVKAKDFDGSKKNPEDPEDIIEGMYPSNALIGRPNTSTEGISPAKIAQVERMSLTESDNSSESTNEDQTVTERSRPIMRSVTPRRSASPMRRVQIGRSGSRRSTALSIKSLSYFPAREKILTTKDADENNSGDEQTDQPAKKSENTIRRMSVQEAISLFESKQKDNNLDAQKRIASGDSSVINNKTVLRRWNSGLTNSLTHGQGNAYEPVSQSSCVLHVEEDNKMIAENIDSFPTPADLNSASETTQIASLPKIETAAVSKDVTSELASSQTAEIDGAATSADWGKQKEAELSQMLMKMIESKPGKYIDPNTGSGGSLSTSNKQKGGFYSQYTAKRDEKLRAENANKHLAMEQKLKVLQETLKPSKTELVSKSGVTAKKFDSLVRSQRPRRNSSPPVLPKKEVSKLEVSKQTSVKPSSLSMTRASWSSGSLPKTNGAQPVKSSSKVSFDTTPSRRRSHLVSPTPPSPKIEKPLHQPREEPEAKTDTKRINRVQGEKKHKTPVSTKIIVKAKNPTASPDESGSSAAKPSFYDKVTKKGSVVPLEAKSARKVSGTGRVGGRSLTKSRIIQSDASAKKSDNSIQVEEKEQTPEIIDKVLEADLAEQANDLDANLVTSLDNCLNLEKTETGDQSLADVDVNHNSLEIPVAEIQPDEDISISSAAWVELEQCEVSTAYDTGLTNASVSNVLEPSLVSSSHVRHSLSQMLQADSNEPDVIEWGNAENPPALIYHKDSPKGLKRLLKFARKNKGEANVTGYASPSVNSEGEEDAEDPKATCKKNFDTSRRTSLQEKRYSQLKTMVNEGLLDGNSSKRTGEYQGVHDVLSGSSATMSTKARSFFSLSTFRSSKSNETKPR
- the LOC121980461 gene encoding uncharacterized protein LOC121980461 isoform X3 → MSQLEDTRRFHLSLYFKSHSNHAGDTTAGGHFEGVGPTNTEIEAEASDATKNELLRAIELRIVGLKEELVALFSQAAGATLSVKHLSDLAKFSQHFQVRDLRDALSKYLSLISEEQLSESSVKAKDFDGSKKNPEDPEDIIEGMYPSNALIGRPNTSTEGISPAKIAQVERMSLTESDNSSESTNEDQTVTERSRPIMRSVTPRRSASPMRRVQIGRSGSRRSTALSIKSLSYFPAREKILTTKDADENNSGDEQTDQPAKKSENTIRRMSVQEAISLFESKQKDNNLDAQKRIASGDSSVINNKTVLRRWNSGLTNSLTHGQGNAYEPVSQSSCVLHVEEDNKMIAENIDSFPTPADLNSASETTQIASLPKIETAAVSKDVTSELASSQTAEIDGAATSADWGKQKEAELSQMLMKMIESKPGKYIDPNTGSGGSLSTSNKQKGGFYSQYTAKRDEKLRAENANKHLAMEQKLKVLQETLKPSKTELVSKSGVTAKKFDSLVRSQRPRRNSSPPVLPKKEVSKLEVSKQTSVKPSSLSMTRASWSSGSLPKTNGAQPVKSSSKVSFDTTPSRRRSHLVSPTPPSPKIEKPLHQPREEPEAKTDTKRINRVQGEKKHKTPVSTKIIVKAKNPTASPDESGSSAAKPSFYDKVTKKGSVVPLEAKSARKVSGTGRVGGRSLTKSRIIQSDASAKKSDNSIQVEEKEQTPEIIDKVLEADLAEQANDLDANLVTSLDNCLNLEKTETGDQSLADVDVNHNSLEIPVAEIQPDEDISISSAAWVELEQCEVSTAYDTGLTNASVSNVLEPSLVSSSHVRHSLSQMLQADSNEPDVIEWGNAENPPALIYHKDSPKGLKRLLKFARKNKGEANVTGYASPSVNSEGEEDAEDPKATCKKNFDTSRRTSLQEKRYSQLKTMVNEGLLDGNSSKRTGEYQGVHDVLSGSSATMSTKAARSFFSLSTFRSSKSNETKPR
- the LOC121980461 gene encoding uncharacterized protein LOC121980461 isoform X1; translation: MVVEIGADSVLDYALFNISSAENRYEVFICKGGKLENLACGPLDQLAIHLAQLKKFQSNLSFSKFKLELTNNIKSSSWFTKFTLTSFLGIINSPDVVRTATAIVNEMSQLEDTRRFHLSLYFKSHSNHAGDTTAGGHFEGVGPTNTEIEAEASDATKNELLRAIELRIVGLKEELVALFSQAAGATLSVKHLSDLAKFSQHFQVRDLRDALSKYLSLISEEQLSESSVKAKDFDGSKKNPEDPEDIIEGMYPSNALIGRPNTSTEGISPAKIAQVERMSLTESDNSSESTNEDQTVTERSRPIMRSVTPRRSASPMRRVQIGRSGSRRSTALSIKSLSYFPAREKILTTKDADENNSGDEQTDQPAKKSENTIRRMSVQEAISLFESKQKDNNLDAQKRIASGDSSVINNKTVLRRWNSGLTNSLTHGQGNAYEPVSQSSCVLHVEEDNKMIAENIDSFPTPADLNSASETTQIASLPKIETAAVSKDVTSELASSQTAEIDGAATSADWGKQKEAELSQMLMKMIESKPGKYIDPNTGSGGSLSTSNKQKGGFYSQYTAKRDEKLRAENANKHLAMEQKLKVLQETLKPSKTELVSKSGVTAKKFDSLVRSQRPRRNSSPPVLPKKEVSKLEVSKQTSVKPSSLSMTRASWSSGSLPKTNGAQPVKSSSKVSFDTTPSRRRSHLVSPTPPSPKIEKPLHQPREEPEAKTDTKRINRVQGEKKHKTPVSTKIIVKAKNPTASPDESGSSAAKPSFYDKVTKKGSVVPLEAKSARKVSGTGRVGGRSLTKSRIIQSDASAKKSDNSIQVEEKEQTPEIIDKVLEADLAEQANDLDANLVTSLDNCLNLEKTETGDQSLADVDVNHNSLEIPVAEIQPDEDISISSAAWVELEQCEVSTAYDTGLTNASVSNVLEPSLVSSSHVRHSLSQMLQADSNEPDVIEWGNAENPPALIYHKDSPKGLKRLLKFARKNKGEANVTGYASPSVNSEGEEDAEDPKATCKKNFDTSRRTSLQEKRYSQLKTMVNEGLLDGNSSKRTGEYQGVHDVLSGSSATMSTKAARSFFSLSTFRSSKSNETKPR